Within Cololabis saira isolate AMF1-May2022 chromosome 14, fColSai1.1, whole genome shotgun sequence, the genomic segment CTTTAATTGGCCTAAAACTAAAATCTAAAAGTACTTTCAGATTGCAGGCTGCTTTCAATGGTTTATTTTTGTCTATTTTGCTTTATTTGTATTCCTATTAAAAGACCTAACTCAGCTGTTTTTTACCACTTGATTTTTATCAGCGGCTTATTTTTTATTGGTAGCAGCAACAACTTTGAATCATCATCTAGGTTTAGTAGAAAAGGTTTTGTAAGACAGCTGGAACCTGCAGTTGTTCCTCGAGCAGCTGATAGATAGAAAGAAAAGATAGATAGATTAATTCCAAAGGAAATTCAAGATTTTGGAGAAACCAAGAAGACCTCTAAAGCAAACATGCAGTTTGTTTATGCGTATCAAAGGAGAAATATTAGGAGAAATACGGGACTGGATGAGTCTCCACAATTAGATTATAAACTTTTTAGTCCTACagaagtgttttattttataaatctcaGTTTAacttttcagtttcagtttcactttTCATATTGAGGGAATATTTGCTAACTTTCAGAAAGGTACAAATCCGTTTTTGTGGTCCCTCAAAGTACCTGGACTCTCATTCCTGCAACGATAAGAATGTTTTCatatattttaattaaaatgtttaaacagGACAAACTTTGAGTTGCCTAAAACTTCAACTACTTTCTTCTTCTATTTCATTATTCTACGTTACTGTATTTTTCAGACGGTGAAACCTGTTTCTGCTCATctctcatgtgtgtgtgtgtgtgtgtgtgctccagGAACTGGCACTGGGACGAGCCGTCATGCGGGTACGAGGTGTGCGTGGTCATGTACCACCAGCCGTCCGCCCCCCCAGGCCTGGGGGGCCTCTACATGTTCCAGTGGAACGACGACAAGTGTGAAACCAAGAACAACTTCATCTGCAAGTACACCGCCGGTATGAGGCCTCACTGTTCTCATGCTTTCAAAAGTCTTTGGACGTTATTGTCGACTGTGatttatccccccccccccccaccagagCAACCAGCggaccccaccccccccaactCCACCCAGACAGGTGAGGTTCTGCTCACACAGTTACAGCAGCTGCTCTTACAGAGTCTGAGCATCATGCCTCTCTTTGCAGAGGTCGTCCCTTCACCGGCTCCTCCCTGGGATCCGAACGACCAGAACCGGGCCAGGAGTACAGGTCTGGCTCTCAAACCAGGGTTCTGTCCATCCATGCTACCCGTCGAGAGCTGCTACTTTGGGGTTCTgcacacagtcgattttcaaagtttgattgccacgcccataaTTTCTTGCATCCTTTCAGTCCACGCTGCTGTTAACGGTGACATCCTCAaagggagcattatttgataggatgttactggactatcaaattatgctacccctgaaatattgatttaaaattgataaattGAAGTGTAAGTATGCtgacattcatcctgcagtggcagtgagtTGATTAGTAGTctttaagtgacgggagcattatttgataggatgttactgggctatcaaattatgctacccataaaaatattgatttaaaattgataacatgggatgttgagtatttgatccttcaagatacactacccatgacatgaattgcattacactttgtgaacattatacgataaagagaaaaaaaaaaacaattctagcgctttatttgatattcatttcgtcattggcctttatttaatcaGGCAGGTCATtgagaacacattcttatttacaatgacggcctggcaagcgcagtggcgccaccagggggtggcctggggtggccacggccccccctacaaatttgctggccaccccacttgcctcaataaaaaaaaaaaaacacttgccggtcacatagattctatcgtcagttacgagtttcatcccaaatcatttgagCCATTTGcatatcagtaggcgtttctttaaaggggacctattatgaaaaactcgttttttcttgctttaacatatataaagtggtctcccctcagcctgccaactcagagaaggaggaaagaaaccaaattctgcagtgtctgtacagccgcccggatgagccgtccagtgtgatgtggatctacgagccgttcggcatttttttgtagcggtgtatcacgtcattcgcgtcattgcgtcattcaggcagccaatcagcacagtgcctcattatcatagccccgcccactcagaatccctcatagataatgaggttagagactgggaagataaagacatggctcacaggctgaatttcttatttatttagcaaaaacaatcaaaagcttgtttttaagacattcaagacctgtttaaaataggtattagatgccataataggtccctttaagtatttctgagcctgtatactaataaaatcctgtaatgatggattttagttttggtgtccaccccaaagaatttaagtggccccatctggccacCCCTATGAAAAAGAGGCGCCCCTGGGCAGAAGCTATCGGTTTATGCAGCTGTAGCATTTTTcgacaaagcagcagaaatggacAGAACAGCGGCACGTTGTCTGCAGCCCGAACCCGCTcctctaaaggctgatttatggttccgcgttataccaacgcagagcctacgtcgtacagtgcgcgtcgccgcgtactctacgccgtaccctacggcagtgtctcccaacctgggatCCGggccccagagatctctgggggggggggcgcaaaactttgtctgctttgaggatatgcagttgtaaaaattatatttacacatgttaaataaataaaaaatcataaaaacatacctaatggaatacagtaatccaagtctgtataaacccacttagaaatatattttggtcattttaaaatactaagttatttatcaggataaaaacttaaaaacgtattattatatcattattcaatatttaatcatatcatactactactccgacaggttgttaaaggaaaaatgttaaaaaatgttgctctcatattaaaagagacatttttcagaaatattattATGTCCTTGcgattattttttgtgtgtattttatacattggtgacacaaaaggaaggtgagaaaaacaaagtacagggtaaaccaaagagaaatgtatcaaaaaaacataattaatgttcattttttcaattaaaggtttgtaacgaataactaactcttttggtgctagtacgtacgggtcgggggcccggctggtcttagacacaagtaggggggggctccattgaaaaaaggttgggaaccactgccctacggcgtaggctctgcgtcgatttaacgcggaaccataattcaggcttaacctGCGTCTCTGGTCCGCAGCCGTGAACCTGGTGTACGTCATCATTCCCACCATCCCGctgatcctgctgctgctgaccgTCACGGGGCTCTGCTGCTTCAAGACGCTCTGCAGAcggtgagacacacacacacacacacacacacacacacacacacacacacacacacacacacacacacacacacacacacacacacacacacacacacacacacacacacacacacacacacacacacacacacacacacacacactccctgtTTGTATGGCTGTTAGTTACAGACAAATGTAATCTGTTAATGGGGCTTCCTCTAAGCTCGGTCCTCCAGGAGGAGGACGCTTCAGATGCATCCGTCATTTAATCATGTTACCAGTAAATgcagtttaaataaataaacaaataaaagaatacaTTGTGATCAGAACTTCAGGTTGCAGGCTGCTTTCAATggtttatttatgttcattttGCTTTATTTGTATTCCTAAGAAAAGGCCTAACTCAGCTGTTTTTTTATCAGCGGCTTATTCTTTATTGGTAGCAGCAACAACTTTGAATCATCATCTCGTTTGGTAGAAAAGGTTTTTGTAAGACAGCTGGAGCCTGCAGTCGTTCCTCGAGCAgctgatagatagatagatagatagagcaAACAAACATGTAGTTTGTTTATGCGTATTAAAGGTTGGGTAAGAGATGGATGGAAAGTTTCCTTTATTAGGAGAAATACGGGACTGGATGAGTCTCCACAATTAAATTATACTAAACTTTTTAGTCCTACagaagtgttttattttatacatcTCAGTTTCACTTTCATTTGAGGGAATATTTGCTAACTTTCAGAAAGGTTGACAGATAGATAGAATTCTTAGCAATTGATGGATAGATAtcaacagacagacagacatataCTTTCTTAATCCCAAGGGAAATTCAAGATTTTGGAGAAACCAAGAGTTGGGGAGATTTTGAAAAGTCCAGCCCTTCCAGTTCCTTGAGACCTCTAAAGCAAACAAACATGCAGTTTGTTTATGCTAAAAAAGAAGAGTCTGTGTTTAatagacaagacaagagtcagGTGACTTTGGTTGGAGAATGTCTCTCGTTCTGTCAGGACTTCTGGTGGTTCAGCACATTCATCACGACGGGACCTTAGTTGGGGTGAAGCATGAACAAGTATGTGATGctactctgatctgggtctgtgatgtcacagcaccTGAGCTGCTCATTGAattattttatctatttattaacCTTTATTCATGCAGGTAAAATCTCATTGAGACCAGGGTGTCATTCACCAGAGAGACCTGTttcaggcagcagcagcagcagcagcagcagcagcagcagcagcaaaacacAGACTAACTGAACACacaagagacaaaaacaaaacaggaacataagattgttaataataataaaatgaaggAAAAGAGAATTAGttaaatacagtacatgttcAAACCCCCACTGACTGTCTTACCAGCCTTCCTACAAGTAATTTGAAGTCCTGTAGCGACATAAAACTGGACAGCTTCAGCTGCAGTTGGTTACAGGACTGAGGGGCAAATGAGATGTTATCCAGGGGCCGGAGGCTACGATCAGATGTTTCTGTGTCAAGTATGTGGACAAATAGGATCAAAGTAGTCGAATTATGGATTTATAGACAGGTAGATACCACTGGGGGGTTCTGCGAATGGAAAGTGAGGAACAGTCAGTGAGAGAGTATGATGTGCAGTGATGTGTGCGGGGTTTACAACCAGGTCGTGATATGCAGCGTCCAGGAGATGTTATTAGTGAGCAGAGGCTTTCATATAAACATCATAATCCAGGAGTGGCAGGAAAGTGGCTGCAACGATACTTTTTCAAGAGAAACAGGATCTATTTGTCTCATTTAAGTCAAGCCTAAGAAATCTTGGTCTTTGAAAAAGAAATGTCATCAGAACAAAACAGCTGACAAGGAACTGTTTTTACCAGTTGAGGAATATCTCCAAACTAAGAAAAGTTGTTTCTAAAGATGATCTTGAGCTAACTATTCCTGCTTTTGTGTCGTCTCGTTTGGACGACTgcaacagtttgttttcttgcttAAACAAGAAGGAACTGTTTCGTCTTCAGCAGGTCTCTATGTTCTCTGGACTCCATCGATGCTTTTAAAAGCAAACTAAAAACCTGTTTCTCAGAGCTTTTAAACATCAGCAGTGAGACGGTTGTTTTATGACcttcatgttgattttatttacttttattctaggagttttttatttgtatcgtcttgtttttaatctcatttctacttttattatagtgttttattcgtgttattattaatgttgttttttgtgaagcaccttgtgacattccctcgtctgtgaaaggtgctctagaaatatgtttttatttatttaacctttatttaaccaggcaagcaatttaagaagaaattcttatttacaagtgcAGCCTGAACAAAGAGCATAAGCACTTTGAGGGAATAGGGGAAGTGGAgtgctagaaataaaaaaaggttataTAAAATTGCATAATAACATTACAATAAATatgtacaataaatataaatacaataacattgaaaaacattaagggcccgatttactaagatcctaaataaagagtactaaattgcgtgtgcactgaaaaagtttgcgcgcgctgttgttgtgtgttttgcgggtgatcaactaagattgcgtgcgcaattgataacaggtgcaaaccgcagtatttaaatgaggtgttgcacgtcttacggtttgcggcgcaaactttgcgccatggagagtctggatggaaagcaggatatagttgcaagcgcaaaatgaaattggacgagttggagttagagatattagtggaagaggcaaattgttgtgccgtattcagcacccctgccgtgaaaagcaccccctcgtatattcaatgataagtagaccaagaaaaaaaacaacacactgacacttcaatatatttatatatacacactcacacaaacacatacttaggagtttatattatatatatttacaaatattatgacaacacagtaagcaggctattaattaatgacatcaataaccatttacccgatttttgttatctgtgactgtgattgtgggaaagtatgactattgtggaatccatgagcgcatttaaacatgaatcattaacacaaaactggacgctaaacagaacatgacacggaatgagaatatcatttttgtcagacgagggggtgcttttcacggcaggggtgctgaatacggcacaacaccggggtatgaccgcagaacaagtataggcgcacaataagaaacacttttttctccatgaaaagacgtgatttatttattatcacaaataaaaaaatgaacgtGCCTCCTGTgacaaccttttgctgaataatactcgatttaacattcaaataaaatatttctctttttgcatgtggagattagcaccttcctttcgaacgtattaaatacagacgcaatcacaatccccgcaaaaactttcaggcttggtaaatctcattgcgggtggtaaatggagatatttgcattttcccctcccagtatttaacgatttctggcgggtacgccccatattgattattcatcagggcaaaagtactaaatgaacagcgtgtgctattttgctcatttgagaggcgcagtcctctttgcacgctgttagtagatcagctggcactttggtttgcgggtgatgtcaagtttgcacacatttttacacacgcaaacctttagtaaatcaggccctaagacaCTGGGCCTGATGAAGTCGGCCTGATCAACAGGTGCAAGAGTCAACTGCAATTTGTTGAGTGTTTTGTAGTGTGTTccagtaaataaactttacttacttacttatttcTAAAGAAAAACCCCAGATTTGATTTACCGGTAAGTTGAAACATTTGCAGACTCAGGCCTCCCAGAACGAATTGAAAGGATCTGGTCACGTCTGATTTTCTCATTTGTCCAAATCCAAGGATTTGATCTCACGTGCAGAAATACATTTCATTATAGGCCCCATTAAACCAGGAGTTCTTTCTTCTTAAATGGGCCTGGTACCAtttaccgtcatttccactaGTGTATAATATACCGaaccatatgtgtgtgtgtgtgtgtgtgtgtgtgtgtgtgtgtgtgtgtgtgtgtgtgtgtgtgtgtgtgtgtgtgtgtgtgtgtgtgtgtgtgtgtgtgtgtggggaacAGGACCAGGACCCATCAGAAGTCGGAGGTGTGCCAGACGGACCTGGGCCTCGGTGCCGGCGCCGGGGCCGGCGCCAGCCCCGCCTCGGCGGACGTCTACAACGTGATCCGCTCCCAGAAGGATGACGACCTGGTCTCCGGACGCCCCACCACCAAGAACACGTCCTTCCTGTGCTCGTCGCCCGACACGCCCACGGGCGACTACGACAACCTCGGCGGCCGCGACACGGAGAGCGGCTTCGTGACCCTCGCCAGCAACGAGAGCTGCTTCCTCAACTTCGAGCTGAACGAGCTGGGCCTGGGTCGCCCCGGCAACAGGGAGCCGTACGACCGGAGCCTGGGTCGCCCCGGCAACAGGGAGCCGTACGACCGGAGCCTGGGCCGGCGCACCACCAGGAGCGAGCACTACGGCGGCAGCGGCGGCGCGTACGGAGACGGCGGGCTGTTCGACGACAGCCTGAGGGCGGCCAGGGAGCTGCAGGATGCCGCGGCGAGGCCCGGCGGCCGCGCCGGGAAGGTGGACCTCTACCACACCTACGTCAGCAGCGGGAAGCAGGACGCCTTCCACACCAGCCTGGGGGGGTACGCCGACCGGAGGTCCTTCCACGCCAACCTGGAGGGCGGGCGCTACTTCAACGAGCAGGACTGGATCCACAGGGAGAACTATTGAGGCTCGGACACGGTGCGGGGAGGATGAATAAAAAACTGTTCCGACTGTTTACGAGATGAACATCTACGATCATACATGTAAATGATCTTAGATAACCGAAACCTGAACCCAAAGGATCGTCAGATAATCAGCGCCAGCTTGAacttatggtgcttttccaccagtacctactcagccctggccctcgtttcttttccacactcagaagtaggcgggttggagttAAACTGCTGTGATGTACTCGATTGTGCGACACAAACAaagaagtaataataataataatcagaggtggacagagtactcgaccccagtacttgagtaagagtacaaatactactggtcaaaatttactccgttaaaagtaaaagtaactcagtcaaaatattactcgagtaagagtagaaaagtacttgcttttaaaggtacttaagtatccaaaagtaaatgcttttaaatttactttaagtaagagtaagagaaagagtaaatttcttattttccacatcagtaaattactatattttttctaaattaatttaaggatcttttaactattgtttctgagaattaactctttgaaaccagctgcactgatgtgctgcttttagaaccacaatgttatataaaacctgcagaaacaccaaaaacaaatcaaatgaatgggatcataagaggacagcagatgatgcagagtttattaacaatcatgaatcatgagtccggctcattatcaaactcagacgactcagcggattgtgtttcttctcctgacgcaggcgtagccattgttgcggctctgtcttgacttgttgcagctctgtcttgacaaacgcaggctactttggcggtatcgttttgaggaggcttgacgtatttccgctttacgtacagtacatcccagtggagagcgtgcactgtgataggtctcctcctttgacaaaaacagcttgtgtgcaataggattttagggaagaagaaaaaagagcagacctgaaagtaacgagtacttttcagccttcctagaaatttactcgagtaaaagtaaaaatatttgtcttggaaatgtattcaagtaagagtaataagtaccaaagaaatctaatactcaagtaaagtacaaatcctctggatatgtacttaagtacagtactcaagtacatttactccgttactgtccaccactgataataataatacattttatttataggtgCCTTTCAgtacactcaaggtcgccgtacaaaaGGAcgataaagacaaaaacaaagcaaagtaCAATACATAAAACAACAGTAAAGAGTATGCATGTCTGAAAAGGTGAGTTTTAAGGCGGGATTTGAAGGTGATGATAGAGTCTGACAGTTGTATGTCCTGTGGCAGTGAGTTCCAGAGGCGGGAGAGTTGATACATCTGCTGCTTGCTCTGTGGCTTGTATTCAATATAAAATGAACGGAGGGAGAGAAGGCTTCAATGCGGCGAGGCGAAACACCTTTGAGAAGCACAGGAGAGGGTCGAAGTCATGCAGTCCTACCAGGCTGACAGgtcaaccccccgaccaatcggtggcctgtagtgtgatgacatcacagcccgactcagccgcttagaacctcagcagaatagttacagaaaagtatctactcggcacgttagacccctagtggaaaagaaccaaaccgaggcgagttgagtcgggctgagtaggtactagtggaaaagtgccataacttTACTCAGTTATGATTGACAATTTTCTGATAGTTCAGgttttttctttatctgaaCTACATTCAGCTGATTAGAAATAAACGATGTCGGAGGCTCCACGACCTTCATCTCTTCATAACCTTGAACATCTTCAGCAGCCAGATTTAAAGACTGAATGAAAGCCGATCAAAAATCCTGACGTCAAGTTCGAGTtcaaagagctgcagtggacatcATAGCAGAGGCGATTAAGAGTCAATTAAGAGGCGATTAGAAGTCGATTGAGAGGTGATTAAGAGGTGATTAACAGCTGATTTAGAGTAGATTAAGAAGTGATTAAGAGTCAAGATTAAGAGCCGATTAAGAGGTGATTAACAGCCGATTTAGTGTCGATTAAGAAGCGATCAAAAGTCGATCAAGAGTCGATTAAAAGTCGATTGAGAGGCGATTAAGAGGTGATTAACAGCTGATTTAAAGAAGCGATTAAGAGTCAAGATTAAGAGCCGATTAAGAGTCGATTAACAGCCGATTTAGAGTCGATCAAGAGTCGATTTAAAGTCAATTGAGAGGCGATTAAGAGGTGATTAAGAAGCGATTAAGAGTCAAGATTAAGAGCCGATTAAGAGGCAATTAACAGGATATTAAGAGCCGATGAAAAGTCAATTAAGAGGCGATTAAGAGGCGATTCAGAAAGCAATGACTGCCGGGAAAATGAGAGCAACATCATAACTTAACCTCCACACTTGCAGGGGAGCCAGCTgagctttgtgctgctttaagtttttcatttatcgaTCATTTGTCACCTTACAGTTTGTAAAGTGCATCATTATGATGTGCTTACTAAAGGTGGGGCAGGGGGGTTCCTCAGTATACTAAGCCCTTGTTCAGATGATCCAAGACACAAGGAAAAGAAAGTCTTTATACTTAGTTGACGTCTGTCTGAGGCGGTCAGTCCTTACATCTTTCACAACAGCAGTTTTATTCTCTTAGATGAGATCGGAGGTGGTCTGATCAGGATTGTGTCATCTACCTCGTACGACAGTGAATATTTAGTTGGTATAGCATTTAAATCACTCAACAGCAACATTTCTTTCGTATATATTTCTCCACCGACTGAACTCATCCTGGTAACAAAAGGTACCAATTGTATGCAAGAAGAAATAAAGCCTAATAGAAGTGTAAAGATGGGTCACACAAAGCCCTCCTGGTTCAATTCTGCCCCCGAAGCTTCCCGTTCGTCCCGTCAGATGACGTCCACATGTCAAACACAACCACACGAGCAGCGGATGCTCTCTGACTGCTGGATCATGTGCAACCTTGGAGATAAAAGTGTAACAGCCCGCTTGCACGGCCTCGTCATGCCGCTCGGCCAGATAAAAGGTCTCGTCTCGGACCcaaatgtctgctgtgtgcCTGAAAAACAGTGTTTTAATCCCGATGACAGGGCAGAATAAGCTGCAAAAAAACCAACcttgttattttttttgggtGCTGCAACTGCGCTTTGTCGGAGCTCGATATAGTTTCTTACTGTATTTACAACTTGATTTATACATCTGGTTCCGTGTACGACTGAAAGTCCAAACGGGAAAAAAGCTTGTTCATCTCCAGCGCCTGCAGCCCGACTACCGATAGCGGCATGAAATCGCAGAGAATGATCAAATACAGCATTATTATTTATCGGGAATGTATAATGCCTTGACATCTCTCCTATAAGTGAGAGTGGTTTGTATGTTTGTtacgtttaaaagaaaaatgaatctTCAAATAAAATGCGATTAGAATTGATCCGCCAGCGTGGGAGTGATTTTTACCCTCAAAGAAAAAGTCCTGCACTCACAGTAAAtcaagtttttattattaacttTCCAACGTAGATGAATGACACACCCTGGTTTTCACCCCTCACCAGTCGTACTTTGTCCATGTGGAGACGAGCGCAGCGACAAGACTGTTCAGATGAAGTCGTCCACCGAGGCCACATTTTCAAGTACaatatgaagagaaacacgtgGATGTGTGCGTCACGGCCggtcgtggggggggggggggggggggggggggccctgaGAGACATTCGTTACCACACAGAAACAAAAGTAGGGGGATGTCCAGCTGATGTCGGCCAATCACACCTGAACACAGCATCTTCTCGTCACACGACCCCAGAACCGCGCGAGGCCTTTGAGAAGGGGTCAGATCTCTTCATTAGTTTCATCAGCTGTCCCGAGAGGAAGCGATCGACTTCTCCTGAAAGAGGGGGTTGGTATTGGGAGGCGCTCTGAGGTCCGAACGTCAGCCGTGGGTCCGCTTGCGAGGCTGCTTTTGCCGCCGAGGCTTCAGGATGACGTAGCGCCTGTAGGTGGTGTGGTGGTCCGATATAAACGGGACGTAGAGCGCTCTGAAGAGAGGAGACGACCTGAGGCAGAGATGGATTTACTCATTACTACGATGCTTTACATCAAGTACACAAGAACACAGCCGCGTGCAAAGGTTAGTAGCCCCGCACCCTTTCACTGATGCATTAATTTTCCAGGTATGATGACGTACTCGGATTATCATCCTGGTGCATGACCCGATTTGGACAAATCTGCCAGACAGATTACCTCTACAAGATGTAGTATGGAAAGGAGATCAATAAATGCAAGAATCTTGTGGCTGCAAAACAACCCCGGACCATCACTCTCCCCCCACCGTGCTTGAAAGTAGGGGAGAGGAGTTTCTGCTGAAATTCTCTGCCCGTTTTTGTCCAACATGGCACTCAAGGCCACAGGGCCAACAGACTCTTCGGTCCCGTCGGTCTCCAGGACAATATTCCAGAGGTTTTGCAGTTTGTTCAGATGCCTCAGTGTTCATTATAGATAGAAGAAGCTTTATTCTGGAAACCCTTCATCTAATCGTGCCATCGAGGACTTTTCCTCCGAACGTTGCAAGGGAAGTTTGAAAGCTGTCTTGAATAATTGTTCTCACTGTCGAACCCTAAAAACCCCTGGTTTTGCAACACTTTCCCAACCTCACCCTAACACCAGCTTCTCTATGACTCTGGTTTCCCAGGTTTCCCTCTAGGCTTTGTATTAGCGCACACATGAATGCTTCAAAGctgcaaactgacatttttataAAAGTCTGCACATCCTCTGATTTCCAATCAATCGAGGGCTGATGATCAGTAGCACGTCTGCAGCTCATATGAAAGCagtaagggggtacttagtattgccaactttggttgttttttttttcttttggatttGATTTTAATTAGTTGATCTATTTTAgtgtaaaaaatgtaaatgttggtgTTTGTCTGAGAGTGTGTTTAGAAAAAAACCCACAGGATTAAAAGAGAGGGCACCAACGTTTGCACGACTGCACCTTCTCCTACCTGCATCCCATAATGCATCTGTAAAGATACCTTGATGCCTGAAGGAAAGGTTTATAAGCGATGATGTTCCACTCCTCTTTGTTAGCCGAGTAACGTGGTTCGAGAGGAGCGACTTCATCCGTGTCAAAGTCCACCAGGTAGTGGCACTGCTTTACATCCATCTGCACAGAGAGGAGGTGAGACGGGTCAGAAGCAGCGACCTGCACCGCGTACAGTACGTGTTAGAGATGACGCTGAGGGACCCACGTATCGAGATGGctcctccaggttctggtcGTTGGTGTTAGCAGGGACGACCTGCGTGGCCCCGGGACCCGAGGCGTACGGCTGGGGAAGCTGCCCTCTGAACTCAGACTGGATGAAGTGAAGCTGCCAGCTGCAGATTCACAGGGAAGAAGATTTAGTATGTTTTATTACTAAATAATACTACTAAATTACTAAATAATTCTattcaggagatccttcatccccacagcaATAAGACT encodes:
- the layna gene encoding layilin isoform X2, whose amino-acid sequence is MTKMNLLTVLCQFLLLSFDASAARSLITADIFEARGQRVCRAGKGRPCYKLAYFSELRRKLNFAEAELACRRDGGQLLSVESQSEQEVIEELVKELHPADGDFWIGLRRNHGDDSSSDCASQYYWLDGSKSAFRNWHWDEPSCGYEVCVVMYHQPSAPPGLGGLYMFQWNDDKCETKNNFICKYTAEQPADPTPPNSTQTEVVPSPAPPWDPNDQNRARSTAVNLVYVIIPTIPLILLLLTVTGLCCFKTLCRRTRTHQKSEVCQTDLGLGAGAGAGASPASADVYNVIRSQKDDDLVSGRPTTKNTSFLCSSPDTPTGDYDNLGGRDTESGFVTLASNESCFLNFELNELGLGRPGNREPYDRSLGRPGNREPYDRSLGRRTTRSEHYGGSGGAYGDGGLFDDSLRAARELQDAAARPGGRAGKVDLYHTYVSSGKQDAFHTSLGGYADRRSFHANLEGGRYFNEQDWIHRENY
- the layna gene encoding layilin isoform X1, with amino-acid sequence MTKMNLLTVLCQFLLLSFDASAARSLITADIFEARGQRVCRAGKGRPCYKLAYFSELRRKLNFAEAELACRRDGGQLLSVESQSEQEVIEELVKELHPADGDFWIGLRRNHGDDSSSDCASQYYWLDGSKSAFRNWHWDEPSCGYEVCVVMYHQPSAPPGLGGLYMFQWNDDKCETKNNFICKYTAGMRPHCSHAFKSLWTLLSTVIYPPPPPPEQPADPTPPNSTQTEVVPSPAPPWDPNDQNRARSTAVNLVYVIIPTIPLILLLLTVTGLCCFKTLCRRTRTHQKSEVCQTDLGLGAGAGAGASPASADVYNVIRSQKDDDLVSGRPTTKNTSFLCSSPDTPTGDYDNLGGRDTESGFVTLASNESCFLNFELNELGLGRPGNREPYDRSLGRPGNREPYDRSLGRRTTRSEHYGGSGGAYGDGGLFDDSLRAARELQDAAARPGGRAGKVDLYHTYVSSGKQDAFHTSLGGYADRRSFHANLEGGRYFNEQDWIHRENY